The following proteins are encoded in a genomic region of Pseudodesulfovibrio mercurii:
- the rpiB gene encoding ribose 5-phosphate isomerase B: protein MSKTIVIGSDHGGYHLKKACIKALTDWGYSVEDEGPDCLDSCDYPVYAAKVCNKLKADADKLGVLICGTGQGMTMTANRMGVRAALCTNEFHARMARAHNDAKCLCMGERVTGQGLALSILKVFLESSFEGERHQRRIDLIDTVSQ from the coding sequence GTGAGCAAGACCATCGTCATCGGCTCCGATCACGGGGGCTATCATCTCAAGAAGGCGTGCATCAAGGCCCTGACCGACTGGGGCTACAGCGTGGAGGACGAGGGCCCCGACTGCCTGGATTCCTGCGACTATCCCGTGTACGCGGCCAAGGTCTGCAACAAGCTCAAGGCGGACGCGGACAAGCTCGGCGTGCTCATCTGCGGCACGGGCCAGGGCATGACCATGACCGCCAACCGCATGGGCGTCCGGGCGGCCCTGTGCACCAACGAATTTCACGCCCGCATGGCCCGCGCGCACAACGACGCCAAATGCCTGTGCATGGGCGAGCGCGTCACCGGGCAGGGACTGGCCCTGAGCATCCTCAAGGTCTTCCTCGAATCGAGCTTCGAGGGCGAGCGGCACCAGCGGCGCATCGATCTCATCGACACCGTCTCCCAATAA
- the tkt gene encoding transketolase — MTQTDKTIAVVKGLIMDGVAKANSGHPGGAMSSADYATILFSEYLNFNPDDPQWFNRDRFILSAGHESMLLYSLLHLNGFISMDDIKNFRQFGSLTPGHPEVHLTPGVEATTGPLGQGLAMSVGFAAAEAYLRDKLGADVMDHYTYVLASDGDFQEPIAMGAASLAGLWHLGKLIVYYDSNKIQLAGPTCKADCTDHRKVFEGLCWHVIEVNGHDHGEIRAAIEAARLETGRPTLIIGHTTMAKGCATMEGSHKTHGEPLKADEIAATKKKLGLPEEPFYVPADVVAEYRARFDGLRKNAADWRAMVDGKLSDAAFADMWAHVTRSRSELKIDWPAFTPGESMATRQAWGKCLNAVMESLPTLVGGSADLDPSNQTATFRTTYGDFAVDGYGARNLAFGVREFNMAAIMNGIQLHGGLLPFGATFLTFSDYCRNAIRMSALQELPVLYVFTHDSFWVGEDGPTHQPIEHVSSLRLIPDLIDLRPADANETKVCLDIALRQEKMPSVLFLTRQGLPILDPAEYPALMDGPRKGGYVLQDCDGTPDLILIASGSEVSLCLETAKLLQRKVRVVSMPSAKLFDDQPESYKNAVLPPEVTARAAAEAGRTTLWHKYVGLNGVVLGVDHFGASAPGKVLSDKYGFTPENFARMIREKY; from the coding sequence ATGACACAGACGGACAAGACCATCGCCGTGGTCAAGGGACTGATCATGGACGGCGTGGCCAAGGCCAACTCCGGCCATCCGGGCGGCGCCATGTCCTCCGCCGACTACGCCACCATCCTCTTTTCGGAGTATCTGAACTTCAATCCCGACGACCCGCAGTGGTTCAACCGCGACCGCTTCATCCTCTCTGCCGGGCACGAGTCCATGCTGCTCTACAGCCTGCTCCACCTGAACGGCTTCATCTCCATGGATGACATCAAGAATTTCCGTCAGTTCGGCTCCCTGACCCCCGGCCATCCCGAGGTCCACCTGACCCCCGGCGTGGAGGCCACCACCGGCCCGCTGGGCCAGGGCCTGGCCATGTCCGTGGGCTTCGCCGCGGCCGAGGCGTACCTGCGCGACAAACTCGGCGCGGACGTCATGGACCACTACACCTACGTGCTCGCCTCGGACGGCGACTTCCAGGAGCCCATCGCCATGGGCGCGGCCTCCCTGGCCGGTCTGTGGCACCTGGGCAAGCTCATCGTCTACTACGACTCCAACAAGATCCAGCTGGCCGGGCCCACCTGCAAGGCGGACTGCACCGACCACCGCAAGGTCTTCGAGGGGCTGTGCTGGCACGTCATCGAGGTCAACGGCCACGACCACGGCGAGATCCGCGCGGCCATCGAGGCGGCCCGGCTCGAGACCGGCAGGCCCACCCTGATCATCGGCCACACCACCATGGCCAAGGGATGCGCCACCATGGAGGGCAGCCACAAGACCCACGGCGAGCCCCTCAAGGCCGACGAGATCGCGGCCACCAAGAAGAAGCTCGGCCTGCCCGAGGAGCCGTTCTACGTGCCCGCGGACGTGGTCGCGGAATACCGCGCGCGCTTCGACGGCCTGCGCAAGAACGCGGCCGACTGGCGGGCCATGGTGGACGGCAAGCTGTCCGACGCCGCCTTCGCCGACATGTGGGCCCACGTGACCCGGTCCCGGTCCGAACTCAAGATCGACTGGCCCGCGTTCACCCCCGGCGAGTCCATGGCCACGCGCCAGGCCTGGGGCAAGTGCTTGAACGCGGTCATGGAGTCCCTGCCCACCCTGGTGGGCGGCTCCGCCGACCTGGACCCGTCCAACCAGACGGCCACCTTCCGGACCACCTACGGCGACTTCGCCGTGGACGGCTACGGCGCGCGCAACCTGGCCTTCGGCGTGCGCGAGTTCAACATGGCCGCGATCATGAACGGCATACAGCTGCACGGCGGTCTGCTCCCGTTCGGGGCCACCTTCCTGACCTTCTCGGACTACTGCCGCAACGCCATCCGCATGTCCGCCCTCCAGGAGCTGCCGGTCCTGTACGTCTTCACCCACGACTCCTTCTGGGTGGGCGAGGACGGGCCCACGCATCAGCCCATCGAGCACGTCAGCTCCCTGCGGCTCATCCCGGACCTCATCGACCTGCGCCCGGCCGACGCCAACGAGACCAAGGTCTGCCTGGACATCGCGCTCAGGCAGGAGAAGATGCCCTCGGTCCTGTTCCTGACCCGCCAGGGGCTGCCCATCCTGGACCCGGCCGAGTACCCGGCCCTCATGGACGGCCCGCGCAAGGGCGGCTACGTGCTCCAGGACTGCGACGGCACCCCGGACCTGATTCTCATCGCTTCGGGCTCCGAAGTGTCCCTCTGCCTGGAAACCGCCAAGCTTTTGCAGCGAAAAGTGCGCGTGGTCTCCATGCCGTCGGCCAAATTGTTTGACGATCAGCCCGAATCGTATAAAAATGCCGTATTGCCGCCCGAAGTCACCGCACGGGCCGCGGCCGAGGCGGGCCGCACCACCCTGTGGCATAAATATGTCGGTCTGAACGGCGTTGTTCTCGGCGTGGACCACTTCGGCGCCAGCGCCCCCGGCAAGGTCCTGTCCGACAAGTACGGGTTCACCCCGGAGAACTTCGCCCGGATGATCCGGGAGAAATACTAG
- the glpX gene encoding class II fructose-bisphosphatase: MEAPQKNLALDLVRVTEAAALACARWLGKGDKIAADQAAVDAMRLCFNTLEIEGEIKIGEGEKDDAPMLYAGEKLGLGNGPKVDIAVDPLEGTNLLANGRPNAISVVGVAPAGAMFDPGPSFYMQKLVVPAHAKDVVDIEAPTGHNLKLIARALDKDVDDLVVFVLDKPRHKKLISDIREAGARIQLHTDGDITGSLMAIDPRCEVDVMMGTGGTPEGVLSAIAIRIMGGEMFAKLDPQKQNEKNALAEFGMDIRRVLTVSDLVKSDDLFFAATGISGGTFLKGVAYHGHGAETSSLVMRGKTGTIRYVEAIHNWDTLMRFSAVEYD, from the coding sequence ATGGAAGCCCCACAGAAAAACCTCGCACTGGATTTGGTTCGCGTCACCGAAGCCGCCGCCCTGGCCTGCGCCCGCTGGCTCGGCAAGGGCGACAAGATCGCCGCCGACCAGGCGGCCGTGGACGCCATGCGGCTGTGCTTCAACACCCTGGAGATCGAGGGCGAGATCAAGATCGGCGAAGGCGAGAAGGACGACGCGCCCATGCTCTACGCCGGCGAGAAGCTCGGCCTGGGCAACGGTCCCAAGGTGGACATCGCCGTGGACCCGCTGGAGGGCACCAACCTGCTGGCCAACGGCCGCCCCAACGCCATCTCCGTGGTCGGCGTGGCCCCGGCGGGCGCCATGTTCGATCCGGGCCCGAGCTTCTACATGCAGAAGCTGGTGGTCCCGGCCCACGCCAAGGACGTGGTGGACATCGAAGCCCCCACCGGCCACAACCTGAAGCTCATCGCCCGCGCCCTGGACAAGGACGTGGACGACCTGGTGGTCTTCGTCCTGGACAAGCCGCGCCACAAGAAGCTCATTTCCGACATCCGCGAGGCGGGCGCGCGCATCCAGCTGCACACCGACGGCGACATCACCGGCTCGCTCATGGCCATCGACCCGCGCTGCGAGGTGGACGTCATGATGGGCACCGGCGGCACCCCCGAGGGCGTGCTCTCGGCCATCGCCATCCGCATCATGGGCGGCGAGATGTTCGCCAAGCTCGATCCGCAGAAGCAGAACGAGAAGAACGCCCTGGCCGAATTCGGCATGGACATCCGCCGGGTCCTGACGGTCAGCGACCTGGTCAAGTCCGACGACCTGTTCTTCGCGGCCACGGGCATCTCCGGCGGCACCTTCCTCAAGGGCGTGGCCTACCACGGCCACGGCGCCGAGACCTCGTCCCTGGTCATGCGCGGCAAGACCGGGACCATCCGCTACGTGGAGGCCATCCACAACTGGGATACGCTGATGCGCTTCTCGGCCGTGGAATACGACTAG
- a CDS encoding PilZ domain-containing protein, giving the protein MGRNKRNNTRIDADFEAYITIGEVVTPVSTRNLSLKGALLYGCEDCVAGTECELHLPLSPGIRIVVNGEIVRIKGNYAAMAFKEMDELSFTFLHRLVTLNAEHPEEVDEELLRVFERF; this is encoded by the coding sequence ATGGGCAGGAACAAGCGCAACAACACCCGCATCGACGCCGATTTCGAGGCCTACATCACCATCGGCGAGGTGGTCACGCCCGTGTCCACCCGCAACCTGAGCCTCAAGGGCGCACTCCTGTACGGCTGCGAGGACTGCGTGGCCGGGACCGAGTGCGAGCTGCACCTGCCGCTCTCGCCCGGCATCCGCATCGTGGTCAACGGCGAGATCGTGCGCATCAAGGGGAACTACGCGGCCATGGCCTTCAAGGAGATGGACGAGCTGTCCTTCACCTTCCTGCACCGGCTGGTGACGCTCAACGCCGAGCATCCCGAAGAGGTGGACGAGGAACTGCTGCGGGTCTTCGAACGGTTCTAG
- a CDS encoding DMT family transporter, which produces MNFLTPGMRFMLLGTFFFSFGSLFVKLAGSRLPTMEILFVRGVIGVFLCLIMLRKSGAGMLGKRKVLLAARGLLGFGAMFADFYAIVHLPLADALVLIFSHPVTVALLAWLLMGETLSKGGMFAILTSVAGVALVCRPDFLFGAGSPDLDTWGLLAALLSVFLTSWAILAVRVLAKTERPAVVMLYPPIAISLLSPLFADGGWVVPTLAEWGVLCGVGLFMNVGQFFMTKGYAIESAARISGVSTLEIVFAATWGLMFLGEVPDWWTMGGGALIVFGVLALGRSGVREQAARRAAPEAPAG; this is translated from the coding sequence ATGAATTTTCTGACCCCCGGCATGCGTTTCATGCTGCTCGGCACCTTCTTCTTCTCCTTCGGCTCCCTGTTCGTCAAATTGGCCGGGAGCCGGTTGCCCACCATGGAGATTCTCTTCGTGCGCGGGGTCATCGGCGTGTTCCTGTGCCTGATCATGCTGCGCAAGTCCGGGGCGGGCATGCTCGGCAAGCGCAAGGTCCTGCTGGCCGCGCGCGGCCTGCTCGGCTTCGGGGCCATGTTCGCCGACTTCTACGCCATCGTGCATTTGCCCCTGGCCGACGCCTTGGTGCTCATCTTCTCCCATCCCGTGACCGTGGCCCTGCTGGCCTGGCTGCTCATGGGCGAGACCCTGTCCAAGGGCGGCATGTTCGCCATCCTTACCTCCGTGGCCGGCGTGGCCCTGGTCTGCCGCCCGGACTTCCTGTTCGGGGCGGGCAGCCCGGACCTGGACACCTGGGGGCTGCTGGCCGCGCTGCTCAGCGTGTTCCTGACCTCCTGGGCCATCCTGGCGGTACGGGTCCTGGCCAAGACCGAACGGCCCGCCGTGGTCATGCTCTATCCGCCCATCGCCATCTCGCTCCTCTCGCCGCTCTTCGCCGACGGCGGCTGGGTCGTGCCGACCCTGGCCGAATGGGGCGTGCTCTGCGGGGTGGGGCTGTTCATGAACGTGGGACAGTTCTTCATGACCAAGGGGTACGCCATCGAGTCCGCGGCGCGCATCAGCGGGGTGTCCACCCTGGAGATCGTCTTCGCGGCCACGTGGGGCCTGATGTTCCTGGGAGAGGTCCCGGACTGGTGGACCATGGGCGGCGGAGCCCTGATCGTCTTCGGCGTGCTCGCCCTGGGACGCAGCGGGGTGCGCGAACAGGCCGCCCGGCGCGCGGCCCCGGAAGCCCCGGCGGGCTAG
- a CDS encoding substrate-binding periplasmic protein produces the protein MSYPAHPTTPPRPDRAARRVRQILLAVLILSAPALAAWPSPALAELHGISHRLVFSTFPPGGLRELFDRILTEAYARIGYEVELQSYPAQRALLMANDGLVDGEAGRVSVVEKGYRNLVRVPTPLYVNRIAVLVGEAGMRPAVDPARGWGQFAGCRTCIRNGFKFLESKVEGDGCHKVSSYEKMLELLRNGRVDVGLAEYFDIQPTLGAVGLKGVRILDAPMAANPMYHYLNKKHAALVPLIDAELRSMAEEGRMLAIEHDILREHHVDPASFLPLPELAR, from the coding sequence ATGTCGTATCCAGCCCACCCCACGACCCCCCCGAGGCCCGACCGCGCCGCCCGCCGCGTCCGGCAGATCCTGCTGGCGGTCCTGATCCTGTCGGCCCCGGCCCTTGCGGCGTGGCCGTCCCCGGCCCTGGCCGAACTCCACGGCATCAGCCACCGGCTGGTCTTCTCCACCTTTCCGCCGGGCGGCCTGCGCGAGCTGTTCGACCGCATCCTGACCGAGGCCTACGCCCGGATCGGCTATGAGGTCGAGTTGCAGAGCTATCCGGCCCAGCGCGCCCTGCTCATGGCCAACGATGGGCTGGTGGACGGCGAGGCGGGCCGCGTCAGCGTGGTGGAAAAGGGATACCGGAACCTCGTCCGGGTGCCCACCCCCCTGTACGTCAACCGCATCGCGGTCCTGGTCGGGGAGGCGGGCATGCGGCCCGCCGTGGACCCGGCCCGGGGCTGGGGCCAGTTCGCCGGTTGCCGGACGTGCATCCGCAACGGCTTCAAGTTCCTGGAGAGCAAGGTGGAGGGCGATGGTTGCCACAAGGTGTCCTCCTACGAAAAGATGCTCGAATTGCTCCGGAACGGCCGGGTGGACGTCGGTCTGGCCGAGTACTTCGACATCCAGCCCACCCTGGGCGCGGTGGGCCTTAAGGGGGTGCGCATCCTGGACGCCCCCATGGCCGCCAATCCCATGTACCACTACCTGAACAAAAAGCACGCGGCCCTGGTGCCCCTGATCGACGCCGAACTTCGGAGCATGGCCGAGGAGGGGCGGATGCTCGCGATCGAGCACGACATCCTGCGCGAGCACCACGTCGACCCCGCAAGTTTCCTGCCCCTGCCCGAGCTCGCCCGCTAG
- a CDS encoding TatD family hydrolase encodes MSKHNRPEPESLELPPVGVDSHAHLDLEDFDEDREEIIARAHASGVSRIVNVFLGPDAYERGRGLFAAHPEISFIMGVHPNDADLLTDEVMERMRAHFKADPRLRGVGEIGLDYYWERVPHDVQKDAFVRQIHLARELGLPIVIHSRDANGDTVAILEAEGFRDYPLLWHCFGAGMDLAERLLGNGWHISIPGPVTFRKNSDDVQAAVARIPFERLLLETDCPYLAPEPWRGKRNHPALSVFTARRVAQIKGRSVEDVWRTAGDNARRFFGL; translated from the coding sequence ATGTCCAAGCACAATCGCCCCGAACCCGAATCCCTGGAGCTGCCTCCGGTAGGGGTGGACTCCCACGCCCATCTGGACCTGGAGGACTTCGACGAGGACCGCGAGGAGATTATCGCCCGGGCCCACGCTTCGGGCGTGAGCCGCATCGTCAACGTCTTTCTCGGGCCGGACGCCTACGAGCGGGGGCGGGGGCTGTTTGCGGCGCACCCGGAGATCAGCTTCATCATGGGCGTGCATCCCAACGACGCGGACCTGCTGACCGACGAGGTCATGGAACGCATGCGCGCCCATTTCAAGGCGGACCCGCGCCTCAGGGGCGTGGGCGAGATCGGCCTGGACTACTACTGGGAGCGCGTGCCCCACGACGTCCAGAAGGACGCCTTTGTCCGCCAGATCCACCTGGCCCGCGAGCTCGGCCTGCCCATCGTCATCCACTCGCGCGACGCCAACGGCGACACCGTCGCGATTCTGGAGGCCGAGGGGTTCCGGGACTATCCGCTGCTGTGGCACTGCTTCGGCGCGGGCATGGACCTGGCCGAGCGGCTGCTCGGCAACGGCTGGCACATCTCCATCCCCGGCCCGGTGACCTTCCGCAAGAACTCCGACGACGTGCAGGCGGCCGTGGCGCGCATCCCCTTCGAGCGGCTGCTGCTTGAGACCGACTGCCCGTACCTGGCGCCCGAGCCGTGGCGCGGCAAGCGCAACCACCCGGCCCTGTCCGTGTTCACCGCCCGGCGGGTGGCCCAGATCAAGGGCCGCTCCGTGGAGGACGTCTGGCGCACGGCGGGCGACAACGCCCGACGCTTCTTCGGGCTCTAG